A region from the Fusarium graminearum PH-1 chromosome 4, whole genome shotgun sequence genome encodes:
- a CDS encoding vacuolar ATP synthase subunit F, translated as MASQADYKDRQFLAVIGDEDSVTGLLLAGIGHVTTGADAQKNFLVVDGKTDTSAIEAAFDRFTEDRKDIGIVLINQHIAERIRHRIDTYTAAFPAVLEIPSKDHPYDPEKDSVLRRVRRLFGE; from the exons ATGGCTTCGCAAGCAGATTACAAGGATCGCCAGTTCCTGGCTGTTATTGGTGATGAA GACTCCGTAactggtcttcttcttgcagGAATCGGC CATGTAACCACAGGTGCCGATGCCCAGAAGAACttccttgttgttgacggcaAGACCGACACATCTGCCATCGAGGCTGCATTCGACCGATTTACTGAGGACCGCAAGGACATTGGCATCGTGCTCATTAACCAACAC ATCGCGGAGCGAATCCGACACCGTATCGATACCTACACCGCGGCTTTCCCTGCTGTCCTGGAGATTCCAAGCAAAGATCACCCCTACGACCCTGAGAAGGATAGTGTGTTGAGACGAGTGCGACGCCTGTTTGGAGAGTAA
- a CDS encoding phosphatidylglycerol/phosphatidylinositol transfer protein precursor: MRFSTVTACLTACLAPAAALSVLNGKAPELTISDDLKIPGDSPLEFCPGDHAADLIKIDRVDLAPNPPKAGQELLIKAKGSVKQKIEEGAYVLLTVKYGLIRLISTKADLCEQIGNVDLKCPVEKGEVEVVKTVDLPAEIPSGKYTVLADVFTADDVQITCLTATVAFSRSSKGFFGSDL; encoded by the exons ATGCGATTCTCTACCGTCACCGCCTGCCTGACTGCCTGCTTGGCGCCAGCAGCGGCTCTGAGCgttctcaatggcaaggctCCCGAACTCACCATCAGCGACGACCTCAAGATTCCTGGCGATTCTCCTCTCGAGTTTTGCCCCGGAGATCACGCAGCCGATCTTATCAAGATCGACCGCGTTGATTTGGCTCCCAACCCTCCCAAGGC TGGCCAGGAACTCttgatcaaggccaagggatCAGTTAAGCAGAAGATTGAAGAGGGCGCTTACGTTCTCTTGACTGTCAAGTATGGTCTCATCCgcctcatcagcaccaaggccGATCTCTGCGAGCAGATTGGTAACGTTGACCTCAAGTGTCCCGTCGAAAAGGgcgaggtcgaggttgttAAGACCGTAGACCTTCCTGCTGAGATTCCTTCT GGCAAATACACTGTGCTGGCCGATGTTTTCACTGCCGACGATGTACAAATCACATGTTTGACGGCAACTGTCGCCTTCTCTCGTAGCAGCAAGGGTTTCTTTGGCAGCGATCTGTGA